One segment of Spiroplasma kunkelii CR2-3x DNA contains the following:
- a CDS encoding orotate phosphoribosyltransferase: MEEVYERGQKVVVIEDLISTGGSVIEVVKTLQAAGLEVVAVLAIFSYQLKKATIAFESLQVPLDKLTNFDSLVTTNGLLSKAEQQILKEFQQQLE, translated from the coding sequence ATTGAAGAAGTCTATGAAAGGGGACAAAAGGTTGTAGTCATTGAAGATTTAATTTCTACCGGTGGGTCAGTTATTGAAGTTGTTAAAACTTTACAAGCGGCTGGTTTGGAAGTTGTTGCGGTATTAGCAATTTTTAGTTATCAATTAAAAAAAGCTACTATTGCTTTTGAAAGTTTACAAGTTCCTTTAGATAAATTAACTAATTTTGATAGTTTAGTAACAACTAATGGTTTGTTGTCAAAAGCAGAACAACAAATTTTAAAAGAGTTTCAGCAACAATTAGAGTAG
- the infC gene encoding translation initiation factor IF-3 encodes MNQPTKNNKNIEQVNYDIRAREVLIILDDGNKVGPLGRNEAVRFAEEKGLDLLLVSAASNPPVAKLVDYGKYKYEQKKKDKENKKNQHITENKEMRLRTGIGEHDLEFKAKKVREFLTDGNRVKISLKFRGREVARPEYGKKTLDKFFSYIKDLAKIEKEPQLNGLFLDMYVVPKK; translated from the coding sequence ATGAATCAACCCACTAAAAACAATAAAAATATTGAGCAAGTAAATTATGATATTAGAGCACGTGAAGTTTTAATTATTTTAGATGATGGTAATAAAGTTGGTCCTTTAGGGCGAAATGAAGCAGTTCGTTTTGCTGAAGAAAAAGGTTTAGATTTATTGTTAGTATCAGCTGCTTCAAATCCACCGGTAGCAAAATTGGTTGATTATGGAAAATATAAATACGAACAAAAGAAAAAAGACAAAGAAAATAAGAAAAATCAACATATAACTGAAAATAAAGAAATGCGTTTACGAACAGGAATTGGTGAACATGATTTGGAATTTAAGGCAAAAAAAGTGCGTGAATTTCTAACTGATGGAAACCGTGTTAAAATTTCTTTAAAGTTTCGTGGTCGAGAAGTTGCAAGACCTGAATATGGCAAAAAAACATTAGATAAATTTTTTAGTTATATTAAAGATTTGGCAAAGATTGAAAAAGAACCCCAGTTAAATGGCTTGTTTTTAGATATGTATGTTGTACCAAAAAAATAA
- the rpmI gene encoding 50S ribosomal protein L35, which yields MPKMKTKKSLAKRVKITGTGKWKIAHAYTSHLAQNKTTKQKRHLRKAGLMDQTDQSRLKQLLQE from the coding sequence ATGCCAAAAATGAAAACGAAAAAATCTTTAGCAAAAAGAGTTAAAATAACAGGAACAGGAAAATGAAAGATTGCGCATGCATATACTTCACATTTAGCCCAAAATAAAACAACAAAACAAAAACGTCATTTACGTAAAGCTGGTTTAATGGACCAAACTGATCAGAGTCGATTAAAACAACTATTACAAGAATAA
- the rplT gene encoding 50S ribosomal protein L20 has protein sequence MARVKGGPTTRKRRKNIIKEAKGYFGTKSTHYKKAKEQVMKSWAYAFRDRKQRKRDFRSLWIQRINAAVREHDMSYSQFMNGLNKTNIEVNRKMLSELAIHNPNEFKVLVEKSKQALKN, from the coding sequence ATGGCAAGAGTTAAAGGCGGACCAACAACAAGAAAACGTCGCAAAAATATTATTAAAGAAGCAAAAGGATATTTTGGAACAAAATCAACGCATTACAAAAAAGCAAAAGAACAAGTAATGAAATCATGAGCGTATGCTTTTCGTGATCGTAAGCAACGTAAAAGAGATTTTCGTTCATTATGAATCCAAAGAATTAATGCTGCAGTACGTGAACATGATATGTCGTATTCACAATTTATGAATGGTTTAAATAAAACTAACATTGAAGTAAATCGTAAAATGTTATCAGAATTAGCAATTCATAATCCAAATGAATTTAAAGTGTTAGTAGAAAAATCAAAACAAGCGTTAAAAAATTAA
- the uvrC gene encoding excinuclease ABC subunit UvrC: protein MSEKLSLKEQVEILPTKPGCYLFYNNYHQVLYVGKAKNLRSRVSSYFNKVYNYKTTRLVQEIVRLETIITKTEKEALILEHNLIKQYKPKYNILLNDDKHYPYIVITKEKDPQYLYVRNVHQKYASYYGPFPEGSHAREIIKVLERLYPLRRCKGNLGKPCLYYHINQCSGACFKSVPSEYYTKMIKKVHNFFKGNFTETKKLLEKRMFQAADNLQFEEAHKLKVLIRNLDWTLSSQTVEMLNQNDDLDVISLYQTTEHLVLTTLFYRAGKLSYKDYEYYHLDFAEDYQELYRLYLQNIYQKNILPTKIIVNKAIALPELNLLFDNGVFHPKTPIEKKIMKLATENSYESYVQYQTTAQRELNNAEVLKELQMILGLSELPYLIEMIDIANINNEFVTGGVIVYKNGRPSRNDYRKYNLEIPYQDDTHRIAAVVARRYQKIIQEEQALPNLIIMDGGIQQVNACLKELAKLDLSIPVVGLVKNDHHKTDHLLNLKKDKVYLDKSSRLFLFLTRMQENVHNFAITSFRRRQTKALTTSILETIPGFGKQRIKLLNHHFESIGAIQKASDVELYQLLHNKKLIENLRKFLEHFGK from the coding sequence ATGTCAGAAAAATTATCGTTAAAAGAGCAAGTTGAGATTTTACCAACTAAACCAGGATGCTATTTATTTTACAATAATTATCATCAAGTATTATATGTTGGAAAGGCAAAAAACTTACGAAGTCGTGTTAGTTCTTATTTTAACAAAGTGTATAATTATAAAACAACCCGCTTAGTTCAAGAAATAGTTCGTTTAGAAACAATTATTACGAAAACTGAAAAAGAGGCACTAATTTTAGAACATAATTTAATTAAGCAGTACAAACCAAAATACAATATTTTGTTAAATGATGATAAACATTATCCTTATATTGTAATTACAAAAGAAAAAGACCCTCAATATTTGTATGTTCGTAATGTTCATCAAAAATATGCTAGCTATTATGGACCATTCCCAGAAGGGAGTCATGCGCGGGAAATTATTAAAGTCTTAGAACGATTATATCCTTTACGTCGTTGTAAAGGAAATCTTGGAAAACCTTGCCTTTATTATCATATTAATCAATGCTCAGGTGCTTGTTTTAAATCAGTTCCTTCAGAGTATTATACAAAAATGATTAAAAAAGTTCATAATTTTTTTAAAGGTAATTTTACTGAAACAAAAAAACTACTAGAGAAACGAATGTTTCAAGCCGCAGATAACTTACAATTTGAAGAAGCACATAAATTAAAAGTTTTAATTCGAAACTTAGACTGAACTTTATCATCACAAACAGTTGAAATGTTAAATCAAAATGATGATTTAGATGTGATTAGTTTATATCAAACTACTGAGCATTTAGTATTAACAACTTTATTTTATCGTGCTGGAAAATTAAGCTATAAAGATTATGAATATTATCATCTTGATTTTGCTGAAGATTACCAAGAATTATACCGCTTATACTTGCAAAATATTTATCAAAAAAATATTTTACCCACAAAAATAATTGTTAACAAGGCAATTGCATTACCAGAATTAAACTTGTTATTTGATAATGGTGTTTTTCATCCTAAAACACCAATTGAAAAAAAAATTATGAAATTAGCGACTGAAAATAGTTATGAATCTTATGTCCAATACCAGACAACTGCCCAACGAGAATTAAATAATGCTGAAGTTTTAAAAGAGTTACAAATGATTTTAGGTTTATCAGAATTACCATATTTAATTGAAATGATTGATATTGCTAATATTAATAATGAGTTTGTGACTGGTGGGGTTATTGTTTATAAAAATGGTCGTCCATCACGAAATGATTATCGTAAGTATAATTTAGAAATTCCATATCAAGATGATACGCACCGTATTGCGGCGGTTGTTGCTCGTCGTTATCAAAAGATTATTCAAGAAGAACAAGCCCTTCCCAATTTAATTATTATGGATGGTGGGATTCAACAAGTTAATGCTTGTTTAAAAGAACTAGCAAAATTAGATTTATCAATTCCCGTGGTTGGTTTAGTTAAAAATGATCATCATAAAACTGACCATTTACTTAATTTAAAAAAAGATAAAGTATATTTGGATAAAAGTAGCCGTTTATTTTTATTTTTAACAAGAATGCAAGAAAATGTTCATAATTTTGCAATTACTAGTTTTCGCCGCCGGCAAACAAAAGCTTTGACAACAAGTATTCTAGAAACAATCCCGGGGTTTGGAAAACAACGAATTAAATTATTAAATCACCATTTTGAAAGTATTGGTGCAATTCAAAAAGCAAGTGATGTTGAATTATATCAATTATTGCATAATAAAAAACTTATTGAAAATTTAAGAAAATTTTTGGAACATTTTGGTAAATAA
- a CDS encoding DeoR/GlpR family DNA-binding transcription regulator → MLAYLCQKIFHEMNHVLEYVRKYNISATTARRDLKELENEGIITMYYGGINFLGVHNKTCNINVRTSSINFDKKMIIGKKLTNLLEKNDVIFVGAGSTCEIFVTLIDKPIKVVTNSFRILQLAKDNPNVKYNVLFGGKLREKSQAFYGSFCEESLSLIQFSKVIFSANTIDKTGAVFKSNEEEARVELAALARVQVKILLADSTKFDKVGFFKFYDVKDVLYLVTDKPEVMKQYDFNVKVI, encoded by the coding sequence TTATTAGCATATTTGTGTCAAAAAATTTTTCACGAAATGAATCATGTTCTTGAATATGTTCGAAAATATAATATTTCAGCAACAACTGCGCGCCGTGATTTAAAAGAACTTGAAAATGAAGGAATTATTACAATGTATTATGGTGGTATTAATTTTTTAGGAGTTCATAATAAAACATGTAATATTAATGTTCGAACAAGTAGTATTAATTTTGATAAAAAAATGATTATAGGAAAAAAGTTAACAAATTTGTTAGAAAAAAATGATGTTATTTTTGTCGGAGCAGGATCAACTTGTGAAATTTTTGTTACTTTAATTGATAAACCAATAAAAGTTGTCACTAATTCATTTCGAATTTTACAATTGGCAAAAGATAATCCTAATGTTAAATATAATGTCTTATTTGGAGGTAAATTACGAGAAAAATCACAAGCTTTTTATGGTTCGTTTTGTGAGGAAAGTTTATCATTAATTCAATTTTCAAAAGTTATTTTTTCAGCAAATACAATTGATAAAACTGGCGCTGTTTTCAAAAGTAATGAAGAAGAAGCGCGGGTTGAATTAGCAGCCTTAGCACGGGTTCAGGTTAAAATTTTATTAGCTGATAGTACAAAATTTGATAAAGTTGGGTTTTTTAAATTTTATGACGTTAAAGATGTTTTATATTTAGTAACGGACAAACCAGAAGTTATGAAACAATATGATTTTAATGTTAAAGTAATATAA
- the ybeY gene encoding rRNA maturation RNase YbeY, with amino-acid sequence MKDDFVIYNETKFDIKPYQDDFNAIFKKIKTLLAITEPLELSLIIVDAQGQLELNRKYRNKDYVVDVITFALEEENKIDLFQLTGLRSLGDIFICYEKALAQAAEYNHSLRREFAFLFTHGMLHILGYDHQTPTDEEKMFNLQRKVLNDLQINRIPIK; translated from the coding sequence ATGAAAGATGATTTTGTGATTTATAATGAAACAAAGTTTGATATTAAACCATATCAAGATGATTTTAATGCAATTTTCAAAAAAATTAAAACTTTATTAGCAATAACTGAGCCATTAGAATTATCATTAATTATTGTTGATGCACAAGGACAATTAGAACTTAATCGAAAATATCGTAACAAAGATTATGTTGTTGATGTTATTACCTTTGCTTTAGAAGAAGAAAATAAGATTGATTTATTTCAATTAACCGGACTGCGCAGTTTAGGGGATATTTTTATTTGCTATGAAAAAGCCCTCGCCCAAGCTGCTGAATATAACCATTCTCTTCGTCGTGAATTTGCTTTTTTATTTACTCATGGTATGTTACATATTTTAGGTTATGATCATCAAACTCCGACTGATGAAGAAAAAATGTTTAATTTACAACGAAAAGTATTAAATGATTTACAAATTAACCGAATTCCAATAAAATAA
- a CDS encoding diacylglycerol kinase family protein, with amino-acid sequence MAKESPVKKKIFFKLRNKFSNAFRGIYTAIKEESSLIIHFIVSLVVIGLGIWLQKMVPNQFGYVQWAILLLTIGIVIGFELINTMVENFVDLLSFEYNIKAKKIKDICAAATLINSILAIAIGLLIMLPPLVDVIKLYLHIS; translated from the coding sequence ATGGCAAAAGAGTCACCAGTCAAGAAAAAAATATTTTTTAAATTACGGAATAAATTTTCAAATGCTTTTCGTGGAATTTATACAGCAATTAAAGAAGAATCAAGTTTAATTATTCATTTTATTGTGTCATTAGTTGTTATTGGTCTGGGAATTTGATTACAAAAAATGGTTCCTAACCAGTTTGGATATGTTCAATGAGCAATTTTATTATTAACCATTGGAATTGTCATTGGTTTTGAGTTAATTAATACAATGGTTGAAAATTTTGTTGATTTATTATCATTTGAATATAATATTAAAGCAAAAAAAATTAAAGATATTTGTGCCGCGGCAACATTAATTAATTCTATTTTAGCAATTGCAATTGGATTATTAATAATGTTACCACCGTTGGTGGATGTTATTAAGTTATATTTACACATTAGTTAA
- the cdd gene encoding cytidine deaminase, with protein MPTYFEKLKLLSKKAYASYSNFRVSAICLLKDGKEVIGVNVENAAYAATICAERIALAQFYALGYRKTDIIKFYLYTDSKQAGSPCGICRQFLWELVDHRIPIEIYNQKGESYVLTIKDLLPYGFTKEDLQ; from the coding sequence ATGCCAACTTATTTTGAAAAGTTAAAATTATTAAGTAAAAAAGCTTATGCATCATATTCAAATTTTCGTGTTAGTGCAATTTGTTTGTTAAAAGATGGTAAAGAAGTTATTGGTGTTAATGTTGAAAATGCAGCATATGCTGCTACGATTTGCGCAGAACGGATAGCTTTAGCTCAGTTTTATGCGTTAGGTTATCGTAAAACAGATATTATAAAATTTTACTTATATACTGACAGTAAACAAGCAGGTTCTCCTTGTGGAATATGCCGGCAATTTTTATGAGAATTAGTTGATCATCGAATTCCAATTGAAATTTATAATCAAAAAGGTGAATCATATGTTTTAACAATTAAAGATTTACTACCATATGGCTTCACGAAGGAGGATTTACAGTAG
- a CDS encoding alpha/beta hydrolase has product MVKKHKDEEDFEQDFVTDHSYHLVPDDQLQEYMHNNAIYIKIFYAFHDKRFLLTHHTWWKKTDNDLEAYCKKYIMDLTKRLHLETMALTSDELAQKWDIQKYDIPGYEDVMLKGVSIRSWLKNDNNKKWVIVVHGLNSHKFRAIFFGLIYLRLGYNILVFDQRNHGESTTKMTTMGYYEKYDLAAVVDFLQTKIDPKLKELNFHGWSMGTFVIMEYLKFAFDKNKLINSAVLDSTIINLNVLYRYYMLKTKVNYYEHYYAIRRYAIEARGYDPEKINPGENLEALAKLPVLYILNKKDHATPYIMGRVAYQNKRKYEKQKISRRIVFDCYHVRGIYHNSTEYLIAIINFITTAKRK; this is encoded by the coding sequence ATGGTCAAGAAACATAAAGATGAGGAAGATTTTGAACAAGATTTTGTTACTGACCATAGTTATCATCTTGTTCCTGATGATCAATTACAAGAATATATGCATAATAATGCTATTTATATTAAAATATTTTATGCTTTTCATGACAAACGATTTTTATTAACTCATCATACTTGATGAAAAAAAACTGATAATGATTTAGAAGCATATTGTAAAAAGTATATTATGGATTTAACCAAGCGTTTGCATCTTGAAACAATGGCATTAACTTCTGATGAATTAGCACAAAAATGAGATATTCAGAAATATGATATTCCTGGTTATGAAGATGTGATGTTAAAAGGAGTTTCAATTCGTTCATGATTAAAAAATGACAACAATAAAAAATGAGTTATTGTTGTTCACGGATTAAATTCACATAAATTCCGTGCAATTTTTTTTGGTTTAATTTATCTTCGATTAGGTTATAATATTCTTGTTTTTGACCAACGAAATCATGGCGAATCAACTACTAAAATGACAACAATGGGTTACTATGAGAAATATGATTTAGCAGCAGTAGTTGATTTTTTACAAACTAAAATTGATCCAAAATTAAAGGAACTTAATTTCCATGGTTGGTCAATGGGAACTTTTGTTATTATGGAATATTTAAAATTTGCATTTGATAAAAATAAATTAATTAATAGTGCTGTTTTAGATTCAACAATTATTAATTTAAATGTTTTATATCGTTATTATATGTTAAAGACAAAAGTTAATTATTATGAACATTATTATGCAATTCGTCGTTATGCCATTGAAGCACGCGGTTATGATCCAGAAAAAATTAATCCTGGTGAGAATCTGGAAGCATTAGCAAAATTACCAGTGTTATATATCTTGAATAAGAAAGATCATGCAACACCATATATAATGGGGCGGGTAGCTTATCAGAATAAGCGTAAGTATGAAAAACAAAAAATTAGTCGTCGAATTGTTTTTGATTGTTATCATGTTCGCGGAATATATCATAATTCAACGGAATATTTAATAGCAATAATAAATTTTATTACAACTGCAAAAAGAAAATAG
- the rbfA gene encoding 30S ribosome-binding factor RbfA, translating to MANKIKVERMQSLITRDLTIIMQREIRDEILNTISINAVKLLNDLSHAKVYYSSLLNKSEAELHNIVQNYKNEIRSKLAHKLEIYRCPDLEFVFDHSLENSNNIEAILQNLK from the coding sequence ATGGCAAATAAAATTAAAGTTGAAAGAATGCAATCTTTGATTACCCGTGATTTAACAATTATTATGCAACGAGAAATTCGTGATGAAATTTTAAATACTATATCAATTAATGCTGTAAAATTATTAAATGATTTGAGTCATGCAAAGGTTTATTATTCATCATTATTAAATAAATCAGAGGCAGAACTTCACAATATTGTTCAGAATTATAAAAATGAAATTCGAAGTAAATTAGCGCATAAATTAGAAATTTATCGTTGTCCGGATTTAGAATTTGTTTTTGATCATTCATTAGAAAATTCGAATAATATTGAAGCAATCTTGCAAAATTTAAAATAA
- a CDS encoding bifunctional 5,10-methylenetetrahydrofolate dehydrogenase/5,10-methenyltetrahydrofolate cyclohydrolase, whose product MDKTKIIDGKTVSELIKVKITKQILKIKAKKQRLPALTIIQIGNNKASTTYIKNKKIACEKVGVTCNVLNYPDSIVESALIKIINDLNNNSNIDAILVQLPLPRHINSEKIINTITTKKDVDGFTPEILGNLMLGHYNLLPGTPKGIIALLKHYQIQLAGQHVVIISRSNIVGKPLANLLINASATVTVCHSQTKNLSVFTKQADILISALGKAKFVTAEMIKENAIVVDVGINRDENNNLCGDVDFNNVLSKVKMITPVPGGVGPMTIAALLENILYLYQLNQETCLVLW is encoded by the coding sequence ATGGATAAAACAAAAATAATTGATGGGAAAACGGTTAGTGAATTAATCAAAGTAAAAATAACTAAACAAATTTTAAAAATTAAGGCAAAAAAGCAACGTCTACCTGCCTTAACAATTATTCAAATTGGTAATAATAAAGCTAGTACTACTTATATTAAAAATAAAAAAATTGCTTGTGAAAAAGTTGGCGTTACTTGTAATGTATTAAATTATCCAGATAGTATTGTCGAATCAGCTTTAATAAAAATTATTAATGACTTAAATAATAATTCTAACATTGATGCAATTCTTGTTCAACTTCCATTACCAAGGCATATCAATAGTGAAAAAATTATTAACACAATAACAACTAAAAAAGATGTTGATGGGTTTACTCCAGAAATATTAGGCAATTTAATGCTTGGACATTATAACTTATTGCCAGGGACGCCCAAAGGAATTATCGCCCTTTTAAAACACTACCAAATTCAATTAGCAGGACAGCATGTTGTAATTATTAGCCGTAGTAACATTGTTGGTAAACCCCTTGCTAATCTTTTAATAAATGCCTCAGCAACTGTAACAGTTTGCCATTCACAAACAAAAAATTTATCTGTTTTTACAAAACAAGCTGATATTTTAATTTCTGCCTTGGGGAAAGCTAAATTTGTTACAGCAGAGATGATTAAAGAAAATGCTATTGTGGTTGATGTTGGAATTAATCGTGATGAAAATAATAACTTATGTGGTGATGTTGACTTTAATAATGTTTTATCAAAAGTAAAAATGATTACCCCTGTTCCTGGCGGAGTTGGGCCAATGACAATTGCCGCATTATTAGAAAACATCTTATATCTTTATCAATTAAATCAAGAAACATGCTTGGTACTTTGATAA
- a CDS encoding formate--tetrahydrofolate ligase — MEKIITIGTKINLIDDDLIKYGDYMAKVKAFNFINLPKKAKFILVTAINPTKPGEGKTTCSIGIADMLNHLGYQTTLALREPSLGPVFGLKGSATGGGECIMEPENEINLHYTGDFHAITTANNMVSAMVDNLLYWGNPLQIDPKKIVWQRCLDVNDRALRNIEIKINDKLHRSEHFQITAASEIMAILGLSKDFDDLRRRLDQAIVAYNLNNEPIYLHELKITGSLLALLKNALLPNLAQTKYGTPLLIHCGPFANISHGTNSLIATNLALKLSDYVVSEVGFGSDLGFEKFNDIINLNKEYTPDCTVLVATIRALKLHGGAIETTLATADLGSLKKGLEHLQYHIKIIQNYHLNFVVCLNQFATDTPEEIFVVTEWLKKQKIPFGINNTYHFGIKDNPTLVKIILKEIEKPQQYQLLFNPSTTSLTEKIKIICTKIYQTTKIVFSPLAQTKIDFYQQNTKYQHWPVCMAKNHQTIFGNKNLYDDQIIIRDLKINSGAEYFIAYLADIITMPGLNKVPNAVSIDVVNDEIINIK, encoded by the coding sequence ATGGAAAAAATTATCACAATTGGAACAAAAATTAATTTAATAGATGATGACTTAATTAAATATGGTGATTATATGGCAAAAGTAAAAGCCTTTAATTTTATTAATTTACCTAAAAAAGCAAAGTTTATTTTAGTCACAGCAATTAATCCAACCAAACCAGGAGAGGGAAAAACAACTTGTTCAATTGGTATTGCTGATATGTTGAATCATTTAGGATATCAAACAACTTTAGCATTACGAGAACCATCGTTAGGACCAGTGTTTGGATTAAAAGGCTCAGCAACCGGTGGCGGCGAATGCATTATGGAACCAGAAAATGAAATTAATTTACATTATACTGGTGATTTTCATGCAATTACAACAGCAAATAATATGGTCAGTGCTATGGTTGATAACCTTCTTTATTGAGGAAATCCACTGCAAATTGATCCTAAAAAAATTGTTTGACAACGTTGTTTGGATGTTAATGATCGTGCTTTACGAAATATTGAAATAAAAATTAATGATAAATTACATCGTTCAGAACATTTCCAAATTACTGCTGCTAGCGAAATTATGGCGATTTTAGGTTTAAGTAAAGATTTTGATGATTTACGTCGTCGTTTAGACCAAGCAATAGTTGCTTATAATTTGAATAATGAACCAATTTACCTACACGAATTAAAAATTACGGGTTCATTATTAGCCTTATTAAAAAATGCTTTATTGCCAAATTTAGCACAAACAAAATATGGTACACCATTATTAATCCATTGTGGGCCATTTGCAAATATTTCCCATGGGACAAATTCTTTAATTGCAACAAATTTAGCATTAAAATTAAGTGATTATGTTGTTAGTGAAGTTGGATTTGGGAGTGACTTAGGGTTTGAAAAATTTAATGATATTATTAATTTAAACAAGGAATATACACCAGATTGTACCGTGTTAGTAGCAACAATTAGAGCATTAAAATTACATGGTGGTGCTATTGAAACAACATTAGCAACAGCTGATCTAGGTAGTTTGAAAAAAGGATTAGAACATTTACAATATCATATTAAAATTATTCAAAATTACCATTTAAATTTTGTTGTTTGTTTAAATCAATTTGCAACTGACACTCCTGAAGAAATTTTTGTCGTGACTGAATGGTTAAAAAAACAAAAAATTCCATTTGGAATTAATAATACATATCATTTCGGAATTAAAGATAATCCAACTTTGGTTAAAATTATTCTTAAAGAAATTGAAAAACCACAACAATATCAATTATTATTTAATCCATCAACAACATCGCTTACTGAAAAAATTAAAATAATTTGTACAAAAATTTATCAAACAACAAAAATTGTTTTTAGTCCCTTGGCACAAACAAAGATTGATTTTTATCAACAAAATACAAAATATCAACATTGACCAGTTTGTATGGCTAAAAATCATCAAACAATTTTTGGTAATAAAAATCTTTATGATGATCAAATTATTATTCGTGACTTAAAAATTAATTCAGGAGCAGAATATTTTATTGCTTATTTAGCAGATATTATTACGATGCCGGGTTTAAATAAAGTTCCTAATGCTGTTAGCATTGATGTTGTGAATGATGAGATTATAAATATTAAATAA
- a CDS encoding flavoprotein, which produces MAKIILVITVSIAAHKGLHLYEALKKEYDVELLLTQYALKFLKNWPTTAKT; this is translated from the coding sequence ATGGCAAAAATTATTTTAGTTATTACGGTAAGCATTGCTGCTCATAAGGGTCTTCATTTATATGAAGCATTGAAGAAAGAATATGATGTTGAATTGCTTTTAACACAATATGCTTTAAAATTTTTAAAGAATTGACCAACAACAGCAAAAACCTAA
- a CDS encoding flavoprotein, which translates to MVYSDTQSYKMIFPAMNSKMYLSPTNLRNLAQLIVDGNQIYELRLGMLAFNMIGIGRAWEWEDVLKEINQFLVWKKLWKDKKSYA; encoded by the coding sequence TTAGTATATAGTGATACTCAAAGTTATAAAATGATTTTTCCTGCAATGAATAGTAAAATGTATTTATCACCAACTAATTTACGGAATTTAGCACAATTAATAGTAGATGGGAATCAAATTTATGAACTTCGTTTAGGAATGCTTGCTTTCAATATGATTGGGATTGGTCGTGCCTGAGAATGAGAAGATGTTTTAAAGGAAATAAACCAATTTTTAGTTTGAAAAAAATTGTGAAAAGATAAAAAAAGTTATGCTTAA
- a CDS encoding phosphopantothenoylcysteine decarboxylase, with protein sequence MLNFGRTKTYLDDIRYLTNNSIGKMGNASHTVLTWTNCSLTTIVDDCDFPIYYEHVKANTNNEMLTAMLKTYKEQDINIACAALNDYQVAVPIKGKISKRKNPQLAVSLLPNVDVLSELCKLKQHQILVGFSAQNNFDLDYARKKLIDKNLNLIIIN encoded by the coding sequence ATGCTTAATTTTGGGCGAACAAAAACATATTTAGATGATATTCGTTATTTGACAAATAATTCGATCGGGAAAATGGGAAATGCATCGCATACTGTATTAACATGAACAAACTGTTCTTTAACAACAATTGTTGATGATTGTGATTTTCCAATTTATTATGAACATGTTAAAGCAAATACAAACAATGAAATGTTAACAGCAATGTTAAAAACGTATAAAGAACAAGACATTAATATTGCGTGCGCTGCTTTAAATGATTATCAAGTTGCGGTTCCTATTAAAGGAAAAATTAGCAAGCGAAAAAATCCTCAACTTGCTGTATCATTACTTCCTAATGTTGATGTTTTATCTGAATTATGTAAGTTAAAACAGCACCAAATTTTAGTTGGTTTTAGTGCTCAAAATAATTTTGATTTAGATTATGCTCGTAAAAAGTTAATTGACAAAAATTTAAATTTAATTATTATCAATTAA